The proteins below come from a single Chelmon rostratus isolate fCheRos1 chromosome 10, fCheRos1.pri, whole genome shotgun sequence genomic window:
- the npbwr2b gene encoding neuropeptides B/W receptor type 2b produces MENVTIPSGALPACNDSADFYSFASGNRTDLNCTPPPEFYNADLYVILPVIYSVICAVGLTGNTAVIYVILKAPKMKTVTNMFILNLAIADDLFTLVLPINIAEHLLHYWPFGEVLCKVILSIDHYNIFSSIYFLTVMSVDRYLVVLATVRSKRMPYRTYRAAKIISLCVWILVILIVMPFTVFAGVYVSPNDGRKSCVLSFPSPESLWFKASRIYTLILGFAIPVSTICILYTMMLYKLRNMRLNSNAKALDKAKKKVTIMVFIVLAVCLFCWTPFHLSTIVALTTDLRTTPLLIGISYFITSLSYANSCLNPFLYAFLDDSFRKAFKKMLECRPA; encoded by the coding sequence ATGGAGAACGTGACGATCCCCAGCGGTGCGCTGCCAGCCTGCAACGACTCTGCGGACTTCTACTCGTTCGCGTCGGGGAACCGCACCGACCTGAACTGCACACCCCCCCCTGAGTTTTACAACGCTGACCTTTACGTCATTTTGCCGGTCATCTACTCGGTAATCTGCGCCGTGGGACTGACGGGCAACACGGCCGTCATCTACGTGATCCTCAAAGCCCCCAAGATGAAAACAGTGACCAACATGTTCATCCTGAACCTGGCCATCGCTGACGATTTGTTCACTTTGGTGTTGCCGATCAACATAGCCGAACACCTGCTGCACTACTGGCCTTTCGGGGAGGTTTTGTGCAAAGTCATCCTGAGCATAGACCACTACAACATCTTCTCCAGCATCTACTTCCTGACAGTTATGAGTGTTGACCGCTACCTGGTGGTTTTGGCCACGGTGCGGTCCAAGCGCATGCCTTACCGCACCTACCGAGCAGCCAAAATTATCTCACTGTGCGTCTGGATCCTCGTCATCCTCATCGTCATGCCTTTCACCGTCTTCGCCGGCGTCTACGTCAGCCCGAACGATGGGAGGAAGAGCTGCGTGCTCAGCTTCCCCAGCCCCGAGAGTCTGTGGTTCAAAGCGAGCCGGATATACACGCTCATCCTGGGCTTCGCCATCCCGGTCTCGACCATCTGCATTTTATACACCATGATGCTCTACAAGCTGAGGAACATGCGGCTCAACAGCAACGCCAAGGCGCTGGACAAGGCCAAGAAGAAAGTCACCATCATGGTGTTCATCGTGttggctgtgtgtctgttctgcTGGACGCCGTTCCATCTCAGCACCATCGTGGCTCTGACGACGGACCTGAGGACCACGCCGCTGCTGATCGGGATCTCCTACTTCATAACCAGCCTGAGCTACGCCAACTCCTGCCTCAACCCGTTCCTCTACGCCTTCCTGGACGACAGCTTCAGGAAAGCCTTCAAGAAGATGTTGGAATGTAGACCGGCCTGA